The Streptococcus sp. S5 genome contains a region encoding:
- a CDS encoding ABC transporter substrate-binding protein, with amino-acid sequence MKKSIGLFFSIILGFVFLSACQNSVKQSSSGLKKIDFILDWTPNTNHTGLYVAKEKGYFKDAGLDVDIKLPPEDSSSDLIINGKAPFGIYFQDSMAKKLDKGAGITAVAAIVEHNTSGIISRKDAAITSSKDLVGKKYGTWNDPIELEMIKSMMKKEGADFNQVKLVPNSDSNSITPIENKVFDAAWIYHGWDGILAEQKGMKTNFFYMKDFVPAFDYYSPVIIANNDYLKSHKEEAKKFIQAVKKGYQYAIEHPEEAADILIKQAPALANQRDFVLASQKYLSSQYASDKDKWGQFDSKRWNAFYAWAKEQGLVSNDLEDKGFTNELVGD; translated from the coding sequence ATGAAAAAGTCAATAGGTTTATTTTTCTCAATAATATTGGGATTTGTTTTCTTGAGTGCTTGTCAAAATTCTGTCAAGCAATCGTCAAGTGGTTTGAAAAAGATTGATTTTATTCTAGATTGGACCCCGAATACCAATCATACGGGTCTCTATGTAGCAAAGGAAAAAGGGTATTTTAAAGATGCAGGACTGGATGTAGATATAAAACTTCCGCCGGAAGACAGTAGTTCTGATTTGATTATTAATGGGAAAGCTCCATTTGGTATTTATTTCCAAGATTCTATGGCCAAGAAATTGGATAAAGGTGCGGGGATTACCGCTGTTGCAGCTATCGTCGAACACAATACGTCAGGGATTATTTCAAGAAAAGATGCAGCGATCACAAGTTCAAAAGATTTGGTTGGTAAGAAGTATGGTACCTGGAATGATCCGATTGAGTTGGAAATGATCAAATCGATGATGAAAAAAGAGGGGGCTGATTTTAATCAAGTAAAATTGGTTCCAAATAGTGATTCAAATTCCATTACTCCGATTGAAAATAAGGTCTTTGATGCTGCTTGGATTTATCACGGTTGGGATGGAATTTTGGCTGAGCAAAAGGGAATGAAAACCAATTTCTTCTATATGAAAGATTTTGTTCCTGCATTTGACTACTATTCACCTGTAATTATTGCTAACAATGACTATTTGAAATCTCATAAAGAGGAAGCAAAAAAATTCATTCAAGCGGTGAAAAAAGGCTACCAATATGCTATAGAGCATCCAGAAGAAGCAGCAGATATCTTGATTAAACAGGCCCCTGCTTTGGCTAACCAGCGTGATTTTGTACTAGCTTCTCAAAAATATCTTTCCAGTCAATATGCTTCAGACAAGGATAAATGGGGGCAGTTTGACTCCAAGCGTTGGAATGCTTTTTATGCTTGGGCAAAAGAGCAAGGATTGGTTTCAAATGACTTAGAAGACAAAGGTTTCACAAATGAATTGGTAGGTGACTGA
- a CDS encoding ABC transporter ATP-binding protein, whose protein sequence is MTDILTVKDVNFSFGDKAVLNNVSLEVQKGEIVSILGPSGVGKSTLFNLIAGILPLQKGTIEVDDAPISFGKVSYMLQKDLLLEHKTVLGNIILPLQLKKIPKEEATSTALKLLDEFKLGSIANLYPNALSGGMRQRVALLRTYLLGHSVFLLDEAFSALDELTRQDLYHWYLESKERLGLTTLVITHSIEEALTLSDRVYILNHNPGEIIADLPLIWDPATDRDWQQLQYKKRIIELLSEFH, encoded by the coding sequence GTGACTGATATTTTAACCGTAAAAGATGTAAATTTCTCTTTTGGAGATAAAGCAGTTTTAAACAATGTATCACTAGAGGTGCAAAAAGGAGAAATTGTCTCTATTTTGGGTCCGAGTGGGGTAGGGAAATCAACCTTGTTTAATTTAATTGCTGGGATCCTTCCCTTACAAAAGGGTACCATAGAAGTAGATGATGCCCCGATCTCCTTTGGAAAAGTCAGCTATATGCTACAAAAGGATCTTTTGTTAGAACATAAGACAGTATTGGGAAATATTATTCTTCCCCTTCAATTAAAAAAGATTCCTAAGGAAGAGGCAACATCTACAGCTCTAAAATTGTTAGATGAATTTAAATTGGGAAGTATCGCCAACCTTTATCCCAATGCGCTGAGTGGGGGAATGCGGCAACGGGTGGCGCTATTGAGAACCTATCTTCTGGGTCATTCTGTCTTCCTATTAGATGAAGCTTTTAGTGCCTTAGATGAATTGACAAGGCAGGATCTTTATCACTGGTATCTAGAAAGTAAGGAACGTCTTGGCCTCACCACTCTGGTGATCACTCATAGTATCGAAGAAGCTTTGACATTGAGTGATCGGGTCTATATCTTGAATCATAATCCCGGTGAAATTATTGCAGATCTTCCTTTAATATGGGATCCAGCAACGGATAGGGACTGGCAACAATTGCAATATAAAAAACGAATCATAGAATTATTGTCTGAATTTCATTGA
- the rpsD gene encoding 30S ribosomal protein S4 → MSRYTGPSWKQSRRLGLSLTGTGKELARRNYVPGQHGPNNRSKLSEYGLQLAEKQKLRFSYGLGEKQFRNLFVQATKVKEGTVGFNFMLLLERRLDNVVYRLGLATTRRQARQFVNHGHILVDGKRVDIPSYRVTPGQVISVREKSAKVPAILEAVEATVGRPAFVSFDADKLEGSLTRLPERDEINPEINEALVVEFYNKML, encoded by the coding sequence ATGTCACGTTATACTGGACCATCTTGGAAACAATCTCGCCGTCTTGGCTTGTCACTTACAGGTACAGGTAAAGAATTGGCACGTCGTAACTACGTACCAGGTCAACACGGACCAAACAACCGTTCAAAATTGTCAGAATACGGTTTGCAATTAGCTGAAAAACAAAAACTTCGTTTCTCTTACGGACTTGGTGAAAAACAATTCCGTAACTTGTTCGTACAAGCTACTAAAGTTAAAGAAGGAACTGTCGGTTTCAACTTCATGCTTCTTTTAGAACGTCGTTTGGATAACGTTGTTTACCGTCTTGGACTTGCGACTACTCGTCGTCAAGCTCGTCAATTCGTTAACCACGGTCACATCCTTGTTGACGGAAAACGCGTTGATATCCCTTCATACCGCGTAACTCCAGGTCAAGTGATCTCAGTTCGCGAAAAATCAGCTAAGGTTCCAGCTATCCTTGAAGCTGTTGAAGCTACAGTTGGACGTCCAGCATTCGTATCATTCGATGCTGACAAACTTGAAGGTTCATTGACTCGCCTTCCAGAACGCGATGAAATCAACCCAGAAATCAACGAAGCACTTGTCGTTGAATTCTACAACAAAATGCTTTAA
- a CDS encoding TetR/AcrR family transcriptional regulator — protein MTESNKRLKTKRNIEEAMVRLLEKESFDQITTVELAQESGISRSSFYTHYRDKYDMIERYQQALFHKLEYIFDKHQDDKRQAITEVFEFLTKEPLFAVLLTENGTKEIQTFLRHKLQILLVDSLQERYSHKSLTDIERVYSSVYLTNAFFGVCQMWVSRGKKESPQQMAEFLMKMLR, from the coding sequence ATGACTGAGAGCAATAAACGATTAAAAACAAAACGAAATATCGAGGAGGCGATGGTTCGACTACTAGAAAAGGAATCATTCGACCAAATCACAACGGTTGAGTTAGCACAAGAATCCGGCATTAGTCGCTCTAGCTTTTATACCCACTATCGAGACAAGTACGATATGATCGAGCGCTACCAACAAGCACTCTTTCACAAGCTTGAATATATCTTTGACAAACACCAAGACGACAAGCGCCAAGCGATTACAGAAGTGTTCGAATTCCTAACCAAGGAGCCACTCTTTGCAGTTCTTCTGACAGAGAATGGAACCAAAGAGATCCAAACCTTCTTACGACATAAATTACAGATTCTTCTGGTTGATAGTTTGCAAGAGCGCTATAGTCATAAATCATTAACAGATATTGAAAGAGTCTACAGTTCTGTCTATCTGACCAATGCCTTCTTCGGAGTCTGTCAGATGTGGGTTTCGCGCGGAAAAAAAGAAAGTCCTCAACAAATGGCTGAATTTTTAATGAAAATGTTACGGTAA
- a CDS encoding YhgE/Pip domain-containing protein has product MMKEWKAILKKPTFIIVMIGVALIPALYNIIFLSSMWDPYGQVSDLPVAVVNKDQSATYNGQKMEIGKDMVSNLKDNDSLDFHFVDEKAAKDGLKNGDYYMIVTLPEDLSKKASSILTNHPEQMTIDYQTSSGHSFIAGKMSDTAMTKMKQSVAEKVTNTYTTALFSKMGSLKTGMGTAADGSAKLADGASKLEDGGQTLSTNLNTLARSSLAFSDGATTLRTGLAAYTDGVGQLGNGLNQMAGQLPNLVSGVNQLNNGFGTFNTGLMAYATGVDRLGNGLNQMASQTPQLASGVGQLTSGMGTLNDGLGNYTNGVRQLNSGLSNFSNGLATYTNGVATLSEGAGQLSSQSATLRNGVSQLESGIQTLSSQLQASTSQSAQIDQLAAGLNQLNAAIQNATVDTSQLSSGLTSIANSAQSILASAQADRANALASVQGTAAYQAMTADQQAEINAAISSSPSSSETAAQGILTTIQTIQGSLNTGNSLTQLQTAANQVLPTASSTLTDLSSGLSKIQSAVSGQLLPASQTINQGIGAYTAGVDKIANGATQLQTNSSTLTNGASQLAAGVDQLDSKSSELLAGSNQLASGLGELNGKMPALTSGMNQLASGATQLTGKSGELVAGAGKLADGVGQLNSKTPELAGGVNKLVTGVNQLTEKSGQLVTGADKLADGANQISDGSSKLAAGGQTLTNGLGELATGSQTLSQGLNDAKGQLNVATTEKENAKTLADPVTLSKTDRDNVPVNGVGMAPYMISVALFVCALSTNMIFAKLPSGRHPESRWAWFKSRFEVNGTIAVIAGVLVYGAVHLIGLSANHEMSTLFLCVIGSVAFMSIVTALTTWQRKIGAFLSLILLLLQLASSAGTYPLALTNGFFQAIHPFLPMSYTVSGLRQTISMTGEIGNQVAFLLMTIVLFAGLGMWFYNPKKYEED; this is encoded by the coding sequence ATGATGAAAGAATGGAAGGCTATTCTTAAAAAGCCAACATTTATCATTGTCATGATTGGAGTTGCTTTGATTCCAGCTCTTTATAATATTATTTTTCTATCTTCCATGTGGGATCCATATGGCCAAGTTTCGGATCTTCCTGTAGCGGTTGTCAATAAGGATCAATCTGCTACATATAATGGACAAAAGATGGAAATAGGAAAAGACATGGTGTCCAATTTGAAGGACAATGACTCACTTGATTTTCATTTTGTAGATGAGAAAGCTGCGAAAGATGGTCTTAAAAATGGCGATTATTATATGATTGTAACCCTGCCTGAGGATCTTTCAAAGAAAGCTAGCTCCATCTTAACCAATCATCCGGAACAGATGACCATTGATTACCAAACATCCAGTGGTCATAGTTTTATCGCAGGGAAAATGAGCGACACTGCGATGACAAAGATGAAGCAGTCAGTGGCCGAAAAAGTGACCAATACGTATACAACAGCTTTATTTTCCAAAATGGGATCGCTTAAAACTGGTATGGGGACAGCGGCAGATGGAAGTGCTAAATTAGCAGATGGTGCAAGTAAATTGGAAGATGGTGGTCAAACACTGTCTACTAATTTGAATACATTGGCTCGTTCAAGCTTAGCATTTTCAGATGGTGCGACTACTCTTCGTACGGGTCTAGCAGCCTATACAGATGGTGTTGGTCAATTAGGAAATGGTCTCAATCAAATGGCTGGTCAACTTCCAAACTTGGTATCTGGCGTCAATCAATTAAATAATGGGTTTGGTACTTTTAATACAGGCTTGATGGCTTACGCTACCGGAGTGGATCGATTAGGAAATGGTCTCAATCAAATGGCGAGTCAAACCCCTCAGTTGGCCTCAGGAGTTGGTCAGTTAACCAGCGGTATGGGGACCCTCAATGATGGTCTTGGGAATTATACCAATGGTGTGCGTCAATTGAATTCAGGCCTGTCAAACTTTTCAAATGGTTTAGCAACCTATACAAATGGAGTCGCTACTTTATCAGAGGGAGCGGGTCAATTAAGTAGTCAATCTGCTACCCTTCGAAATGGGGTTTCACAATTAGAATCAGGTATTCAAACATTATCAAGCCAGCTACAAGCTTCTACAAGTCAATCCGCTCAGATTGATCAATTGGCAGCAGGTTTAAACCAATTAAATGCAGCGATTCAAAATGCTACAGTAGATACCAGTCAACTGTCGTCTGGATTGACGAGTATTGCGAATTCAGCTCAATCAATCCTTGCTTCAGCCCAAGCGGATCGTGCAAATGCCCTTGCAAGTGTGCAAGGGACAGCAGCCTATCAAGCAATGACAGCTGACCAACAAGCGGAAATCAATGCAGCGATCTCATCGAGCCCAAGCTCGAGTGAAACGGCGGCTCAAGGAATCTTGACTACGATTCAAACGATCCAAGGTAGTTTGAATACAGGAAATAGCTTGACACAACTGCAAACGGCAGCCAATCAAGTTTTACCGACAGCTTCTTCTACCTTGACAGACTTGTCAAGTGGCTTGTCTAAGATTCAATCCGCAGTTAGTGGACAATTGTTGCCAGCTAGTCAAACCATCAATCAAGGGATCGGAGCTTATACAGCTGGTGTCGATAAAATCGCTAATGGAGCAACCCAACTTCAGACGAATAGCAGTACTTTAACAAATGGGGCTAGTCAGTTAGCAGCAGGTGTTGATCAACTAGATAGTAAATCATCAGAATTACTTGCAGGAAGCAATCAATTGGCTTCTGGTCTAGGTGAGTTAAATGGGAAGATGCCTGCCTTGACATCAGGTATGAATCAACTGGCTTCAGGAGCGACCCAATTAACAGGTAAGTCGGGTGAATTGGTTGCTGGTGCTGGAAAATTAGCTGACGGTGTAGGACAATTGAACAGCAAGACTCCAGAGTTGGCAGGTGGTGTCAATAAACTTGTCACTGGTGTCAATCAGTTGACAGAAAAATCAGGTCAACTGGTGACCGGAGCTGATAAACTAGCCGACGGTGCAAATCAAATCTCAGATGGGTCCAGCAAATTAGCAGCAGGTGGCCAAACATTGACAAATGGTTTAGGTGAATTAGCAACAGGAAGCCAAACCTTGAGTCAAGGATTAAACGATGCTAAGGGACAATTGAATGTGGCTACAACTGAAAAAGAAAACGCTAAAACCTTAGCAGATCCTGTCACTTTGTCTAAAACAGACCGTGACAATGTCCCGGTGAATGGTGTCGGAATGGCTCCTTATATGATCTCTGTAGCACTCTTTGTTTGTGCCTTGTCAACCAATATGATCTTTGCAAAATTGCCATCCGGTCGTCATCCTGAAAGTCGCTGGGCATGGTTTAAATCTCGCTTTGAGGTCAACGGAACGATTGCGGTGATTGCAGGAGTCTTGGTCTATGGTGCCGTTCACTTGATTGGTTTATCAGCTAATCATGAGATGTCTACTCTCTTCCTTTGTGTGATTGGTAGTGTGGCCTTCATGTCTATCGTGACTGCTTTGACAACATGGCAAAGAAAGATCGGTGCTTTCCTTTCCTTGATCCTCTTGCTCTTGCAATTGGCTTCTAGTGCAGGAACCTATCCTCTTGCTTTGACAAATGGATTTTTCCAAGCCATTCATCCATTCTTGCCAATGAGCTATACCGTTTCTGGTCTTCGTCAAACGATTTCGATGACAGGAGAAATTGGAAATCAAGTGGCCTTCCTTCTGATGACTATTGTTCTTTTTGCAGGCCTCGGAATGTGGTTCTATAATCCAAAAAAATATGAAGAGGACTAA
- a CDS encoding DUF4947 domain-containing protein, with amino-acid sequence MMKKQTLPLFFTLLLSLLFLSACVPDLKINFKKEPTTTSSKKKTFKKSSSSRSSHPIRSTSSNSSSNSSSSPSTTTQPSSDIVTTEGLPRNAQEAPKDKIYATGNLKVAYSRNDDKIFAQTPDYEGYTTALVQTILGNPEKQITDPAYIAESFENTELENIKGLYHEGKITEEQAHAFLMGAVDLKQASKFGVNYTIYTYKNNTIQLVFENDQLLYITPNPDVVFFK; translated from the coding sequence ATGATGAAAAAACAAACACTCCCTCTTTTCTTCACACTCTTGCTGTCTCTTCTTTTTCTATCAGCCTGTGTGCCGGATCTTAAGATCAACTTTAAAAAAGAACCAACAACTACCAGCTCAAAAAAGAAAACCTTTAAAAAAAGTAGCTCGAGTCGTTCTAGCCACCCGATTCGTTCAACTAGTTCAAATAGCTCAAGCAACTCCTCTAGCTCTCCTTCAACCACTACACAGCCCTCTTCGGACATCGTCACGACCGAAGGACTCCCTAGAAATGCTCAAGAAGCACCCAAAGATAAAATTTATGCGACAGGGAACTTAAAAGTAGCCTACTCTAGAAATGACGATAAAATTTTTGCACAGACGCCGGATTATGAAGGATATACCACCGCTCTTGTCCAAACAATTCTTGGAAATCCAGAGAAACAAATAACAGACCCTGCTTATATTGCCGAATCTTTTGAAAATACCGAATTAGAAAATATTAAAGGGCTCTACCACGAGGGGAAAATCACAGAGGAACAAGCTCATGCCTTTTTGATGGGAGCTGTTGATCTCAAACAAGCGTCTAAATTCGGAGTAAACTACACCATTTACACCTATAAAAACAACACCATTCAACTGGTCTTTGAAAATGACCAACTTCTCTATATTACACCAAATCCTGATGTTGTCTTCTTTAAATAA
- a CDS encoding carbohydrate-binding domain-containing protein, which translates to MKSNKWKFLLTGAATLTLLTACTQASSQSATKSNTAQTTATSTSKNKTNNSNYFTDKDKDTSYDESKASTVKLSASSASVSGDGVAVSGSTVTISKAGTYVISGESDGVQIKVEAGDSDDVHIVLKGVTMTNTNAPVSATKAGHVYLTLADGTTNTLSDSSSNNDEDADAVIFSKGDLTINGSGTLNIDAKMNNGIKANDTLHITGGTYKITAVGDAFNVNDELNITGTTITIDADEDAVKVDNDEDTSVGTMYLSDNKMTITAGDDGIHASGDLIIDSGTYEVTESVEGLEGKSITINGGDITIYATDDGVNAANANANQDEIFFTMNGGTLNVEVGQGDTDPIDSNGNITVTGGTIKLTGQSGFDFDGTATYTGGDIYINGEKQTEIVNSMPGGGGAPGGGGPRGGH; encoded by the coding sequence ATGAAATCAAACAAATGGAAATTTTTATTAACGGGGGCCGCAACCCTCACCTTACTGACAGCTTGCACCCAGGCGTCATCACAATCAGCTACAAAAAGCAATACTGCACAAACAACCGCTACTTCTACTTCAAAAAATAAAACAAACAATTCCAACTATTTTACAGATAAGGACAAGGACACCTCTTATGATGAAAGCAAAGCCTCTACTGTAAAACTATCTGCTTCGTCTGCAAGTGTATCAGGTGACGGCGTAGCTGTATCTGGATCAACTGTGACCATCTCAAAGGCTGGAACCTATGTCATCTCTGGTGAATCCGATGGGGTTCAAATCAAGGTTGAAGCGGGTGACTCAGACGATGTTCACATCGTCTTGAAAGGCGTTACCATGACCAACACCAACGCGCCAGTTTCTGCTACGAAAGCAGGGCATGTCTACCTCACTCTAGCAGACGGCACGACCAATACCTTGTCTGATTCAAGTTCAAACAATGATGAAGATGCCGATGCGGTCATCTTCTCTAAAGGCGACCTCACCATCAATGGTTCAGGTACGCTCAACATTGACGCCAAGATGAACAACGGTATCAAGGCCAATGACACTCTCCATATCACAGGTGGAACCTATAAGATCACGGCTGTAGGAGATGCCTTCAACGTCAATGACGAACTCAATATCACTGGTACGACCATAACCATCGATGCAGATGAAGATGCCGTCAAGGTGGATAATGATGAAGATACTTCGGTCGGAACCATGTATCTTTCAGACAACAAAATGACCATCACTGCAGGAGACGACGGAATCCATGCTTCTGGAGATCTGATCATCGATAGCGGAACCTATGAGGTAACAGAGTCTGTCGAAGGTCTCGAAGGAAAATCGATCACCATCAACGGTGGTGATATCACCATCTACGCAACCGATGATGGTGTCAATGCAGCCAATGCTAATGCTAACCAAGATGAAATTTTCTTCACCATGAATGGTGGAACCCTCAACGTTGAAGTTGGCCAAGGCGATACTGATCCAATTGATTCGAATGGAAATATCACTGTTACCGGAGGAACCATTAAATTAACGGGACAATCTGGATTCGACTTTGATGGTACTGCTACCTACACTGGCGGAGACATCTATATCAACGGTGAAAAACAAACGGAAATTGTCAACTCCATGCCTGGAGGCGGTGGGGCTCCAGGCGGTGGCGGACCTCGCGGCGGTCATTAA
- a CDS encoding polyphosphate polymerase domain-containing protein, with protein MKKTIETSFKRIETKYIVAKDDVKDLIKDLKEYVVEDDYPTSTISNIYFDTENFDVIQDALAKQHRREKIRMRTYIETPQADSPVFLEVKSKDEEGIGHKFRLVATSQAIINLMTDGKVDHQIQDPDLVQEIQRLRKRYGHRLEPRMFIYYDRLSLKEKKSIQGYPYQKIRVTIDQNLVFRDQAVSLFDGKKGEPLLEDDFVIMEIKAPGQEPKWLKDILDKYGLVKQKFSKYSCAYHKSQGLDYAPRPVQETVGAAYV; from the coding sequence ATGAAAAAAACAATTGAGACAAGTTTTAAACGAATCGAAACAAAATATATCGTCGCAAAAGATGACGTGAAGGACTTGATCAAAGACTTAAAAGAATACGTCGTAGAAGATGATTACCCAACCTCAACCATTTCAAACATTTATTTTGACACGGAAAATTTTGATGTCATTCAAGATGCTCTTGCAAAACAACACCGCCGTGAAAAAATTCGAATGCGGACTTATATAGAAACACCTCAAGCAGACAGTCCAGTATTTCTAGAGGTGAAGTCAAAAGATGAAGAAGGAATTGGCCATAAATTCCGTCTAGTCGCCACTTCGCAAGCCATTATCAACTTGATGACAGATGGGAAAGTAGATCATCAGATACAAGATCCAGACTTAGTGCAAGAGATTCAGAGATTGCGCAAACGTTATGGTCATCGATTGGAACCACGGATGTTCATTTATTACGATCGCTTATCTCTCAAAGAAAAGAAATCCATTCAGGGTTATCCTTATCAGAAGATTCGCGTGACAATCGATCAAAACCTAGTTTTTCGAGATCAGGCTGTTAGCCTTTTTGATGGGAAGAAAGGAGAACCTCTACTAGAGGATGACTTCGTGATCATGGAAATTAAGGCTCCTGGGCAAGAACCTAAATGGCTAAAGGATATTTTAGATAAGTACGGACTGGTCAAACAGAAATTTTCAAAATATAGCTGTGCTTATCATAAATCACAAGGCTTGGATTATGCCCCAAGACCAGTTCAAGAAACGGTAGGTGCTGCCTATGTCTAA
- a CDS encoding DUF4956 domain-containing protein: protein MSNLFDSIFNNATAAVDPLRLLLALLVSLFLGLALSWTYKYRTLYTREFVISLTLLPCMMTLVIFLVNGSLGTSIAVAGTFSLIRFRSATSGSRELIAIFLAMIIGLAAGSGYLLLAILSTLSLLGVWLVLENKQSKADHQRRRHLTITVSEQDSVAEQISQLLDQSCSEIDFISVTTAQAGEQLTLNYEVNMKSNIDDFALANLLISKIENCDVALTKKAKKRKNL from the coding sequence ATGTCTAATCTATTTGATTCTATTTTTAATAATGCCACAGCAGCGGTGGATCCCTTGCGCTTACTGCTGGCCCTTTTGGTCAGCCTCTTTCTAGGGTTGGCCCTATCTTGGACCTATAAATACCGAACACTTTACACTCGAGAGTTTGTCATTAGTTTGACCTTGCTTCCTTGTATGATGACCTTAGTGATCTTTTTGGTCAATGGAAGTTTGGGAACCTCGATTGCAGTGGCAGGGACCTTTAGTTTGATCCGTTTTCGTTCGGCTACGAGTGGTTCGAGAGAGTTGATTGCCATTTTCTTAGCTATGATTATAGGACTAGCGGCAGGTTCAGGCTATCTTTTATTGGCCATATTATCAACCCTTTCTTTACTAGGGGTATGGCTGGTATTAGAGAACAAACAGAGTAAGGCAGACCATCAACGGCGCCGCCATTTGACTATTACCGTCTCAGAACAAGATTCTGTTGCAGAACAAATCAGTCAGTTGTTGGACCAAAGTTGTTCAGAAATTGACTTTATTTCTGTCACAACGGCCCAAGCTGGAGAACAACTGACCTTGAACTACGAGGTAAATATGAAATCGAACATCGATGATTTTGCTCTTGCCAATCTATTGATTAGCAAGATTGAAAATTGTGATGTCGCTCTGACAAAGAAAGCGAAGAAAAGAAAGAATCTATAA
- a CDS encoding S41 family peptidase translates to MKKTAIFEDVVSIMTHDSSTIKDRKGCDPEPFRENITDDMTDDAFLYQVKTYLASFGVIGHVSFRDKKASQKGFLLRINGQKLYVEEANEETGLQVGDQILALDGSDLDQIASLHKDYFISKTPERHYREWADLVSQSTSVTLLREGIEKTIEVVPSREPIQDQIFWKRLDDEILYLRLDNFMDEGAISRVYQECLPMMTEVKFLIIDVRQNGGGTDSLYFPLLHLGLEKDQGYDSLDWDDDGMEILYTERNVDLRLKDFEDWMQQEEISPETVKLLEDMKEDLLRHRGKGYVAYKEESEEFFPEVRGGHYPEQIFILSDIYCASSGDNFVQMMRQFKKVTVVGRPTLGILDYSNCCTVDYGNFCLMFPTSRCLSVDKGKGMTDQGVLPDIEIPWTPSHFERDVDLDKCLELIRQGNVK, encoded by the coding sequence ATGAAAAAGACTGCTATTTTTGAAGATGTCGTCTCTATTATGACCCATGATTCATCTACCATCAAGGATCGAAAAGGATGCGATCCAGAGCCTTTTCGAGAAAACATTACAGATGATATGACAGATGATGCCTTTCTCTATCAAGTTAAGACTTACCTAGCTAGTTTTGGGGTGATCGGGCATGTTTCCTTTCGAGATAAAAAGGCCAGTCAAAAAGGGTTCCTTTTGAGAATAAATGGACAGAAATTGTATGTTGAGGAAGCTAATGAAGAGACTGGTCTTCAAGTAGGAGATCAGATCCTAGCTCTGGATGGAAGTGACTTGGATCAGATAGCTTCTCTTCATAAAGACTATTTTATCAGCAAGACCCCTGAAAGACACTACCGAGAATGGGCAGATTTGGTCTCTCAGTCAACGAGTGTCACCCTGCTTCGAGAAGGGATAGAAAAGACCATTGAAGTAGTCCCTAGTCGAGAACCGATCCAAGATCAGATTTTTTGGAAAAGATTAGACGATGAGATTCTTTATCTTCGTCTGGATAATTTTATGGATGAAGGAGCCATTAGTCGGGTATATCAAGAGTGTTTACCGATGATGACGGAAGTCAAGTTTCTTATCATTGATGTCCGACAGAACGGCGGAGGGACAGACTCTTTATATTTCCCTCTATTACATCTAGGCTTAGAGAAGGATCAGGGCTATGATTCGCTTGACTGGGACGATGATGGTATGGAAATTCTCTACACGGAACGTAATGTTGATCTGCGCTTGAAAGACTTTGAGGACTGGATGCAACAGGAAGAAATTAGTCCTGAAACAGTTAAGCTGCTTGAAGATATGAAAGAGGACTTGCTCCGCCATCGGGGAAAAGGCTATGTAGCATATAAGGAAGAAAGCGAGGAATTCTTTCCAGAGGTTAGAGGAGGCCACTATCCTGAACAGATCTTTATTTTATCAGATATCTACTGCGCTTCTTCTGGGGATAACTTTGTTCAGATGATGAGGCAGTTTAAGAAGGTAACGGTGGTGGGTCGACCAACTCTCGGGATTCTAGACTACTCTAATTGTTGTACGGTTGATTATGGCAATTTTTGTTTAATGTTTCCCACCTCTCGCTGTTTAAGCGTGGATAAAGGGAAAGGGATGACGGATCAGGGTGTTCTACCCGATATAGAGATTCCTTGGACACCTAGCCATTTCGAGAGAGATGTGGATCTGGACAAGTGTCTGGAGTTGATTCGTCAGGGGAATGTTAAATAA
- a CDS encoding teichoic acid D-Ala incorporation-associated protein DltX, translated as MKHKTLYKFIGQTVLYFAIFLALLYFFSYLGQGQGGFIYNEF; from the coding sequence ATGAAACATAAAACACTTTATAAATTTATCGGGCAGACGGTCTTGTATTTCGCCATTTTCCTAGCCCTACTTTATTTCTTTAGTTACCTTGGTCAAGGTCAGGGTGGCTTTATCTACAACGAATTTTAG